The following proteins are encoded in a genomic region of Lutra lutra chromosome 16, mLutLut1.2, whole genome shotgun sequence:
- the SPEM1 gene encoding spermatid maturation protein 1 isoform X1, whose translation MAMAERPRPGWASYHSSNSNNCQDLGNSILLLLGLVICINISINMVTLLWRRLRGFLHQVFHIVYEKEASKPSSLGKPPQPPKQSAPAVHLRCTMDPVKMTVTPPPGRRHRHRRSSGRRAHRPAAWVPDTDDEEKPPHQHPAVCSHHWDQPVDWQGLQSTQGFWVPWPQDAAEPPPQTIRFQQAVEGGPLKAEMRSELGLEAYVYPVNPPPPSPQALSHRNSGVGPGAQAEPEPCAPAPAAPPPPVLGPAHVPDIPRRRSSGRVVYDARDVRRRLRELTREVEALSHCYPLGSPSSNAVEGTNKGWVYRSVTER comes from the exons ATGGCCATGGCTGAGCGGCCACGGCCCGGGTGGGCATCGTATCACAGCTCCAACAGCAACAACTGTCAGGACCTGGGCAACTCCATCCTGTTGCTACTGGGTCTCGTCATCTGCATTAATATTAGCATCAACATGGTGACGCTG CTCTGGCGCAGACTCCGTGGCTTCTTACACCAAGTGTTCCACATTGTTTATGAGAAAG AAGCTTCTAAGCCATCCTCCCTGGGGAAGCCACCCCAGCCTCCGAAGCAGAGCGCCCCTGCAGTCCACCTCCGATGTACCATGGACCCTGTGAAAATGACTGTGACCCCCCCGCCCGGTCGCCGTCACCGCCACCGCCGTTCTTCAGGCCGCCGCGCCCACCGCCCGGCAGCCTGGGTCCCCGACACAGACGACGAGGAAAAGCCCCCACACCAGCACCCAGCAGTCTGCTCCCACCACTGGGATCAGCCCGTAGACTGGCAGGGCCTTCAGTCCACGCAGGGGTTCTGGGTTCCCTGGCCCCAGGACGCCGCGGAGCCCCCTCCCCAGACCATTCGCTTCCAGCAGGCCGTGGAAGGCGGGCCCCTCAAAGCAGAGATGCGCTCAGAGCTAGGCCTCGAGGCCTACGTGTACCCGgtgaaccccccaccccccagcccgcaGGCCCTGAGCCACAGGAACAGCGGGGTGGGGCCGGGGGCCCAGGCTGAGCCCGAGCCCTGCGCCCCCGCCCCtgcggccccgccgccgccggtCCTGGGCCCTGCCCACGTCCCCGATATCCCCCGGCGCCGCTCCTCGGGCCGCGTAGTATATGACGCCCGAGACGTGCGGCGGCGGCTCCGGGAGCTGACCCGCGAGGTGGAGGCCCTGTCCCACTGTTACCCACTGGGCTCCCCGTCCAGCAACGCCGTCGAGGGGACAAACAAGGGCTGGGTATACCGTTCTGTGACAGAGAGGTGA
- the SPEM1 gene encoding spermatid maturation protein 1 isoform X2, with protein MAMAERPRPGWASYHSSNSNNCQDLGNSILLLLGLVICINISINMLWRRLRGFLHQVFHIVYEKEASKPSSLGKPPQPPKQSAPAVHLRCTMDPVKMTVTPPPGRRHRHRRSSGRRAHRPAAWVPDTDDEEKPPHQHPAVCSHHWDQPVDWQGLQSTQGFWVPWPQDAAEPPPQTIRFQQAVEGGPLKAEMRSELGLEAYVYPVNPPPPSPQALSHRNSGVGPGAQAEPEPCAPAPAAPPPPVLGPAHVPDIPRRRSSGRVVYDARDVRRRLRELTREVEALSHCYPLGSPSSNAVEGTNKGWVYRSVTER; from the exons ATGGCCATGGCTGAGCGGCCACGGCCCGGGTGGGCATCGTATCACAGCTCCAACAGCAACAACTGTCAGGACCTGGGCAACTCCATCCTGTTGCTACTGGGTCTCGTCATCTGCATTAATATTAGCATCAACATG CTCTGGCGCAGACTCCGTGGCTTCTTACACCAAGTGTTCCACATTGTTTATGAGAAAG AAGCTTCTAAGCCATCCTCCCTGGGGAAGCCACCCCAGCCTCCGAAGCAGAGCGCCCCTGCAGTCCACCTCCGATGTACCATGGACCCTGTGAAAATGACTGTGACCCCCCCGCCCGGTCGCCGTCACCGCCACCGCCGTTCTTCAGGCCGCCGCGCCCACCGCCCGGCAGCCTGGGTCCCCGACACAGACGACGAGGAAAAGCCCCCACACCAGCACCCAGCAGTCTGCTCCCACCACTGGGATCAGCCCGTAGACTGGCAGGGCCTTCAGTCCACGCAGGGGTTCTGGGTTCCCTGGCCCCAGGACGCCGCGGAGCCCCCTCCCCAGACCATTCGCTTCCAGCAGGCCGTGGAAGGCGGGCCCCTCAAAGCAGAGATGCGCTCAGAGCTAGGCCTCGAGGCCTACGTGTACCCGgtgaaccccccaccccccagcccgcaGGCCCTGAGCCACAGGAACAGCGGGGTGGGGCCGGGGGCCCAGGCTGAGCCCGAGCCCTGCGCCCCCGCCCCtgcggccccgccgccgccggtCCTGGGCCCTGCCCACGTCCCCGATATCCCCCGGCGCCGCTCCTCGGGCCGCGTAGTATATGACGCCCGAGACGTGCGGCGGCGGCTCCGGGAGCTGACCCGCGAGGTGGAGGCCCTGTCCCACTGTTACCCACTGGGCTCCCCGTCCAGCAACGCCGTCGAGGGGACAAACAAGGGCTGGGTATACCGTTCTGTGACAGAGAGGTGA
- the NLGN2 gene encoding neuroligin-2 — protein MWLLALCLVGLAGAQRGGGGPSGGSPGGPGLGLSSLGEERFPVVNTAYGRVRGVRRELNNEILGPVVQFLGVPYATPPLGARRFQPPEAPASWPGVRNATTLPPACPQNLHGALPAIMLPVWFTDNLEAAATYVQNQSEDCLYLNLYVPTEDGPLTKKRDEATLNPPDTDIRDSGKKPVMLFLHGGSYMEGTGNMFDGSVLAAYGNVIVATLNYRLGVLGFLSTGDQAAKGNYGLLDQIQALRWLSENIAHFGGDPERITIFGSGAGASCVNLLILSHHSEGLFQKAIAQSGTAISSWSVNYQPLKYTRLLAAKVGCDREDSAEAVECLRRKPSRELVDQDVQPARYHIAFGPVVDGDVVPDDPEILMQQGEFLNYDMLIGVNQGEGLKFVEDSAESEDGVSASAFDFTVSNFVDNLYGYPEGKDVLRETIKFMYTDWADRDNGEMRRKTLLALFTDHQWVAPAVATAKLHADYQSPVYFYTFYHHCQAEGRPEWADAAHGDELPYVFGVPMVGATDLFPCNFSKNDVMLSAVVMTYWTNFAKTGDPNQPVPQDTKFIHTKPNRFEEVVWSKFNSKEKQYLHIGLKPRVRDNYRANKVAFWLELVPHLHNLHTELFTTTTRLPPYATRWPPRPPPGAPGTRRPPPPATLPPEPEPEPGPRAYDRFPGDSRDYSTELSVTVAVGASLLFLNILAFAALYYKRDRRQELRCRRLSPPGGSGSGVPGGGPLLPAAGRELPPEEELVSLQLKRAGGVGADPAEALRPACPPDYTLALRRAPDDVPLLAPGALTLLPSGLGPPPPPPPPSLHPFGPFPPPPPTATSHNNTLPHPHSTTRV, from the exons ATGTGGCTCCTGGCGCTGTGTCTGGTGGGGCTGGCAGGGGCTCAACGGGGGGGAGGGGGTCCCAGCGGCGGCTCCCCGGGGGGCCCGGGCCTGGGCCTCAGCAGCCTCGGGGAGGAACGCTTCCCAGTGGTGAACACGGCCTATGGGAGAGTGCGCGGTGTGCGGCGCGAGCTCAACAACGAGATCCTGGGCCCCGTCGTGCAGTTTTTGGGCGTTCCCTACGCCACGCCACCCCTGGGCGCCCGCCGCTTCCAGCCACCCGAGGCCCCCGCCTCCTGGCCGGGCGTGCGCAACGCCACCACCCTGCCGCCCGCCTGCCCGCAGAACCTGCACGGGGCGCTTCCCGCCATCATGCTGCCCGTGTGGTTCACCGACAACTTGGAGGCAGCCGCCACCTATGTGCAGAACCAGAGCGAAGACTGCCTGTACCTCAACCTCTACGTGCCCACCGAGGACG GTCCGCTCACAAAAAAACGTGACGAGGCGACGCTCAATCCGCCAGACACAG atATCCGGGACTCCGGGAAGAAGCCGGTGATGCTGTTTCTGCACGGTGGCTCCTACATGGAGGGGACCGGGAACATGTTCGACGGCTCCGTCCTGGCCGCCTACGGCAACGTCATTGTAGCCACGCTCAACTACCGGCTTGGGGTGCTCG GCTTTCTCAGCACCGGGGACCAGGCGGCCAAAGGCAACTACGGACTCCTGGACCAGATCCAGGCCCTGCGTTGGCTCAGTGAGAACATCGCCCACTTTGGGGGTGACCCCGAGCGCATCACCATCTTCGGATCAGGGGCAGGGGCCTCCTGTGTCAACCTTCTGATCCTCTCTCACCATTCAGAAG GGTTGTTCCAGAAGGCCATCGCCCAGAGCGGCACGGCCATCTCCAGCTGGTCGGTCAACTACCAGCCGCTCAAGTACACGCGGCTGCTGGCGGCCAAAGTGGGCTGCGACAGGGAGGACAGTGCGGAGGCCGTGGAGTGCCTGCGCCGGAAGCCCTCGCGGGAGCTGGTGGACCAGGACGTGCAGCCCGCCCG CTACCACATCGCCTTTGGGCCCGTGGTGGACGGTGACGTCGTCCccgatgaccctgagatcctcaTGCAGCAGGGGGAGTTCCTCAACTACGACATGCTCATTGGCGTCAACCAAGGAGAGGGCCTCAAGTTCGTAGAGGACTCCGCGGAGAGCGAGGACGGCGTGTCCGCCAGCGCCTTTGACTTCACCGTCTCCAACTTTGTGGACAACCTGTACGGCTACCCGGAGGGCAAGGATGTGCTTCGGGAGACCATCAAGTTCATGTACACGGACTGGGCCGACCGGGACAATGGCGAGATGCGGAGAAAGACCCTGCTGGCGCTCTTTACAGACCACCAGTGGGTGGCACCAGCTGTGGCCACCGCCAAGCTACACGCTGACTACCAGTCCCCTGTCTACTTTTATACCTTCTACCACCACTGCCAGGCCGAGGGCCGGCCCGAGTGGGCAGACGCAGCACACGGGGACGAGCTGCCCTACGTCTTTGGCGTGCCCATGGTGGGTGCCACCGACCTCTTCCCCTGCAACTTCTCCAAGAATGATGTCATGCTCAGCGCTGTGGTCATGACCTACTGGACCAACTTCGCCAAGACTGG CGACCCCAACCAGCCGGTGCCGCAGGACACCAAGTTCATCCACACCAAGCCCAACCGCTTCGAGGAGGTGGTGTGGAGCAAGTTCAACAGCAAGGAGAAGCAGTACCTGCACATCGGCCTGAAGCCGCGCGTGCGCGACAACTACCGCGCCAACAAGGTGGCCTTCTGGCTGGAGCTCGTGCCGCACCTGCACAACCTGCACACGGAGCTCTTCACCACCACCACGCGCCTGCCCCCCTATGCCACACGCTGGCCGCCGCGCCCACCTCCGGGCGCCCCAGGCACGCGCCGCCCCCCGCCGCCGGCCACGCTGCCGCCTGAGCCCGAGCCCGAGCCGGGCCCCCGCGCATACGACCGCTTCCCCGGGGACTCCCGAGACTACTCCACCGAGCTCAGCGTCACGGTGGCCGTGGGCGCCTCGCTCCTCTTCCTCAACATCCTGGCCTTCGCCGCGCTCTACTACAAGCGGGACCGGCGGCAGGAGCTGCGGTGCCGGCGGCTCAGCCCCCCAGGCGGCTCAGGCTCCGGGGTGCCGGGCGGGGGCCCCCTGCTCCCCGCCGCCGGCCGCGAGCTGCCGCCCGAGGAGGAGCTGGTGTCCCTGCAGTTGAAGCGGGCCGGGGGCGTCGGGGCGGACCCCGCCGAGGCCCTGCGCCCCGCCTGCCCGCCCGACTACACTCTGGCCCTGCGCCGGGCCCCGGACGACGTACCTCTGCTGGCCCCCGGGGCCCTGACCCTGCTGCCCAGTGGCCTGgggcccccgccgcccccgccgcctccctccctgcacccctTCGGGCCcttccccccgccgccccccaccgCTACCAGCCACAACAACACGCTACCGCACCCCCACTCCACCACTCGGGTATAG